In one Arenibacter antarcticus genomic region, the following are encoded:
- a CDS encoding site-specific integrase, whose translation MATIQVTLRNKKNKAGLYPICIRITKNRKCTFMYLGQYIDKQNWDKQNNRVKKTHPNYKRLNNFILAKLAEINKSLLDIESDNSPITQIEEIRSKIQNRNKNHSFYEFAEFHFQELERNKKYSRINAERPLLNRIKRYPKAKTLTFEAITPQFLRGFISYLRSSKNSIGERTIVNNLIFIRTLYNRATQQNLISKDLYPFGNSEGKIKIRIPKSIKIGLTAEEITIMENLDLSDNPRQHHARNVFLFSFYLAGMRVADALKMTWANVQGERIYYTMSKNHKNLSLKIHNKLQKILEEYRPNKTSEKDYIFPELKNATNDPKDILRLTKIGNKRLNTNLGQIAHRADITKKLTMHVARHSFGNISGDRIPLQVLQKLYNHSDIKTTIEYQQNFINKDLDEALDLVIGA comes from the coding sequence ATGGCAACCATTCAGGTAACGCTTCGGAATAAGAAAAATAAAGCTGGACTTTACCCTATTTGCATTCGTATTACCAAAAATAGGAAATGCACCTTTATGTACCTAGGACAATACATTGATAAACAAAATTGGGACAAACAAAACAACAGAGTCAAGAAAACCCATCCAAACTATAAACGACTAAACAACTTTATTCTAGCTAAACTTGCAGAAATCAATAAATCGCTTTTAGATATTGAAAGTGACAACAGTCCCATCACTCAAATAGAAGAGATTAGGAGTAAGATTCAGAACAGAAATAAGAATCACTCCTTTTACGAATTTGCAGAATTCCACTTTCAAGAATTGGAACGAAATAAAAAGTATTCCAGAATCAATGCTGAACGCCCCTTACTCAATAGAATTAAGAGATATCCAAAGGCCAAGACCTTAACGTTCGAAGCTATAACACCGCAATTCCTACGAGGTTTCATATCCTATTTACGAAGCAGTAAAAACAGCATTGGAGAAAGAACCATCGTTAACAACCTGATTTTTATCCGGACCTTGTACAACAGAGCGACTCAACAAAACTTGATATCCAAGGACCTTTATCCTTTTGGTAATTCCGAAGGCAAGATCAAGATAAGAATTCCAAAATCTATAAAGATTGGCCTAACCGCCGAGGAAATCACAATTATGGAGAACCTGGATCTTTCCGACAATCCCAGGCAACACCACGCACGAAATGTGTTTCTTTTTAGTTTTTATCTCGCTGGAATGCGAGTTGCAGATGCACTTAAAATGACGTGGGCAAACGTGCAGGGGGAGCGAATATATTATACGATGAGCAAAAATCATAAAAACTTATCGCTTAAAATTCACAACAAGCTTCAAAAAATATTGGAAGAGTACCGCCCGAATAAAACTTCGGAAAAGGATTATATTTTTCCCGAATTAAAAAATGCCACCAACGACCCAAAAGATATCCTGAGGCTCACCAAAATAGGAAATAAAAGACTCAATACAAACCTCGGACAAATTGCCCATAGAGCTGATATTACCAAAAAACTAACCATGCACGTTGCCCGCCATTCCTTTGGCAATATCTCTGGTGACCGAATTCCGCTACAGGTGTTACAGAAACTCTATAATCATTCCGACATTAAGACTACCATAGAATATCAGCAGAATTTCATCAACAAAGACCTGGACGAAGCGCTGGATTTGGTAATAGGGGCTTGA
- a CDS encoding SWIM zinc finger domain-containing protein, whose protein sequence is MDEFLSKIPSIIVSRGQEYFDNGHILKLHDKSKGTWSAKVSGNYGNYDVEIEADGVGSVRSYSCDCPYDGVVCKHVAAVAIAIIETLTITNIEQQQPHRQNNWEHLIETANADELRSFLRDYGSQNEAFRRHLTSTFSKQETIGGLDTIGYYQNQINGIFEDYEYGGYIDYRHSHKAMRDVNHFLILAEDYYGKENFNEAFSIVAAIAMEGVNAIQSMDDSSGACGSAIAESFEMIGNILNTTDSKTLQDHIFEWLHKQVQNSDYDDYGVGDHLEALFFETAIVLNQLDKAHLFLEHKINELNNSEGWSKKYYLQEYLLQKINLLQSEGKTKEADAIIDEYLDFSKFRQIRVDSALADNDYNQAKGLILKGVEIAGQENESGTIHDWKVQLLEVYKQQGDDIQYRNLARELFVENTSKIAYYRYFKQTIPVGDWEFERNRLIAELRNRQHLHYQGIPLNDMAQILIEEQMIIELLQLVGASNNIYMIMEYTHLLEPEYSVELLGYYKTAIETEANNTGRNEYKALVRCLKKMAGVKGGLLAAKELKESLLQQYKNRPAMREEFQKLHWD, encoded by the coding sequence ATGGATGAATTTTTAAGCAAAATCCCCAGTATAATAGTTAGCCGTGGCCAAGAGTACTTCGATAATGGTCATATTTTAAAATTACATGATAAAAGTAAGGGGACCTGGTCTGCAAAGGTTTCAGGTAACTACGGAAATTATGATGTAGAAATTGAAGCTGATGGTGTAGGTAGCGTTCGTAGTTATAGTTGTGATTGCCCTTATGACGGTGTCGTTTGTAAACATGTTGCCGCAGTAGCCATCGCAATAATAGAAACACTAACCATCACCAATATAGAGCAGCAACAACCACATCGACAAAATAATTGGGAACACTTAATAGAAACTGCCAACGCGGATGAATTAAGGAGCTTTTTGCGTGACTATGGAAGTCAAAATGAAGCGTTCAGACGGCACCTCACTTCAACCTTTTCAAAGCAGGAAACTATAGGCGGCCTCGATACTATTGGGTATTATCAAAACCAGATCAATGGGATTTTTGAGGATTATGAATATGGGGGGTATATTGATTATCGACATAGTCACAAGGCCATGCGGGATGTCAATCATTTTCTTATCCTAGCCGAGGATTATTATGGGAAAGAAAATTTTAACGAAGCCTTTTCCATTGTAGCTGCCATCGCCATGGAAGGTGTCAATGCCATTCAATCCATGGACGATTCCTCCGGTGCATGCGGTAGTGCCATAGCGGAATCTTTTGAAATGATTGGAAACATCCTGAACACAACCGATTCAAAAACGTTACAGGATCATATTTTTGAATGGTTACATAAACAAGTACAGAATTCCGATTATGATGATTACGGTGTGGGAGATCATTTGGAAGCGCTATTTTTTGAAACTGCTATAGTTTTGAATCAACTGGATAAGGCCCATTTGTTTCTTGAGCATAAGATTAACGAACTGAATAATTCGGAAGGTTGGAGTAAAAAGTATTACTTACAAGAATATTTATTGCAGAAAATCAACCTCTTGCAATCCGAAGGAAAAACCAAGGAAGCTGATGCTATAATTGACGAGTACTTAGATTTTAGTAAGTTCCGCCAAATCCGTGTAGACAGTGCCTTAGCTGATAACGATTATAATCAGGCCAAAGGGTTAATTCTTAAAGGTGTTGAAATTGCAGGTCAAGAAAATGAGTCGGGTACGATTCATGATTGGAAAGTGCAATTGCTTGAAGTGTATAAACAGCAGGGAGATGATATCCAATATCGTAACCTTGCCAGAGAACTGTTTGTAGAGAACACCTCAAAGATAGCGTATTACAGGTACTTTAAGCAGACCATTCCCGTTGGTGACTGGGAATTTGAACGAAATCGCTTGATTGCAGAGTTGAGAAATCGCCAACATCTCCATTATCAGGGGATACCACTAAACGATATGGCCCAAATTTTAATAGAGGAACAAATGATCATCGAGCTGCTCCAACTTGTTGGGGCTTCAAACAATATTTATATGATCATGGAATACACCCATCTACTGGAGCCTGAATATTCGGTAGAACTATTGGGTTATTATAAAACAGCCATCGAAACTGAAGCAAATAATACCGGTAGAAATGAATATAAAGCCCTGGTGCGGTGTTTAAAAAAGATGGCAGGTGTGAAGGGTGGGCTTTTAGCTGCCAAAGAATTAAAGGAATCTTTACTTCAACAATACAAGAACAGGCCCGCTATGAGAGAAGAATTTCAAAAGCTTCATTGGGATTAG
- a CDS encoding type IV toxin-antitoxin system AbiEi family antitoxin, which translates to MNNQGIVQYALANLQKTGEIEAKWLDYAPDEVLDGTITLTLNDRTIKLRIEIKKELRNIHLPKLEAFAKEYPPFMIVAQRIFPKIKQELRNRNIAYLEANGNIYLKEGETFLWLDANEPIAIKRKTTNRAFTRTGLKVVYQFLLDDTWVNNTYREIAVRTDTGIGNITNIFNGLKDEGFLLPLTKDTYIMQNKIKLLEKWIMAYEKKLKPNLAIGTYRFVDNDTFFNWRDIKLKQGKTFWGGEPAGDIYTNHLRPEELTLYTTEPRNELMKNYRLVPDEGGNVKVYEKFWKVDIEDTNAVHPLLAYADLMMQGDRRCTETAQKIYNEYL; encoded by the coding sequence ATGAATAATCAAGGTATTGTGCAATACGCATTGGCCAATCTTCAGAAAACAGGTGAAATCGAAGCCAAATGGCTTGATTACGCCCCAGATGAAGTCCTAGATGGTACGATAACCCTTACTCTGAACGATCGGACTATTAAGTTAAGAATAGAGATTAAAAAAGAGCTGAGAAATATCCATCTACCAAAATTGGAGGCCTTTGCCAAGGAATATCCTCCTTTTATGATTGTTGCACAAAGGATATTCCCCAAAATAAAACAAGAGCTTCGCAATAGGAACATCGCCTATCTTGAGGCTAACGGTAATATTTACCTAAAAGAAGGAGAAACCTTTCTTTGGTTGGATGCCAACGAACCCATCGCCATCAAACGTAAAACTACCAACAGGGCATTTACCAGAACCGGCCTAAAGGTTGTTTACCAATTCTTATTGGACGATACTTGGGTCAACAATACCTATCGTGAGATAGCTGTAAGAACGGATACAGGAATCGGTAACATCACAAACATCTTTAACGGCCTAAAGGATGAAGGGTTTCTGCTTCCACTTACCAAGGATACGTATATAATGCAGAACAAAATTAAGTTGCTCGAAAAATGGATTATGGCCTATGAAAAAAAGTTAAAACCAAATTTGGCCATAGGAACCTATCGATTCGTTGATAATGATACTTTTTTTAATTGGAGAGACATTAAATTAAAACAGGGGAAAACATTCTGGGGAGGTGAACCCGCCGGGGATATTTACACTAATCACTTACGTCCTGAGGAATTGACACTATACACCACCGAACCAAGAAACGAACTTATGAAGAACTATAGGCTTGTTCCTGATGAAGGCGGCAATGTCAAGGTCTATGAAAAATTCTGGAAAGTAGATATCGAAGATACAAACGCCGTTCATCCGTTGCTCGCTTACGCCGATCTAATGATGCAAGGAGATAGACGATGTACGGAAACCGCTCAAAAAATATATAATGAGTACCTATAG
- a CDS encoding nucleotidyl transferase AbiEii/AbiGii toxin family protein — MSTYRINFKQLHQRPDFSEMLAALERGFQKFQVDFYLVGAVARDLWMTAIHQIPPSRITRDIDFAIFIEDKGTYENLKHYLIEIEHFQPSKENNFVLLWQGRMQVDLLPFGSIVDENVKVNFVDTGLTSLNMPGFKEIYDSGLPVVELEGEHRFKFCSLPGIIILKLIAWEDRPEIRGDDLKDILTILSHFFNMYTDQIYEHHSDLFGNDNFGLNLIAARVMGRKMKKIAIRSDKLHSRLSNLLERNTIDIYTSQMAKIMANLADTTVEESLRPLLEMRLGFQGD; from the coding sequence ATGAGTACCTATAGAATAAATTTTAAACAACTCCACCAACGGCCAGATTTCTCTGAAATGCTGGCGGCCTTGGAGCGTGGTTTTCAAAAATTTCAAGTCGATTTTTACCTAGTAGGTGCAGTCGCCCGTGATCTATGGATGACGGCCATCCACCAAATTCCACCGAGTAGAATAACTAGGGATATCGATTTTGCGATCTTCATAGAGGACAAAGGAACCTACGAAAACCTAAAACACTATCTTATTGAAATTGAGCACTTTCAACCTTCAAAAGAGAATAATTTCGTACTGTTGTGGCAAGGAAGAATGCAAGTTGACCTACTTCCTTTCGGAAGCATTGTAGATGAAAATGTGAAGGTGAATTTTGTAGATACAGGTCTTACCAGTTTGAACATGCCCGGCTTCAAGGAAATCTATGATAGCGGACTGCCCGTCGTAGAATTGGAAGGGGAACATCGATTTAAGTTCTGCTCTTTGCCTGGAATAATTATCCTAAAGCTCATTGCATGGGAAGACCGTCCTGAAATCAGAGGAGATGACCTAAAGGATATCCTTACCATCCTATCCCACTTTTTCAACATGTACACCGACCAGATTTATGAGCATCATTCAGACCTATTTGGCAACGATAATTTTGGACTTAATCTCATTGCCGCCCGTGTGATGGGTCGTAAAATGAAAAAAATAGCGATCAGGAGCGACAAGCTCCATAGTAGGCTCTCCAATCTTCTAGAAAGAAATACGATTGATATCTATACAAGTCAAATGGCAAAGATTATGGCAAATTTAGCCGATACTACTGTTGAGGAAAGTCTTAGACCGTTATTGGAAATGCGTCTCGGTTTTCAAGGTGATTAA
- a CDS encoding relaxase/mobilization nuclease domain-containing protein: MIARLLYRNKVQGVLKYVLGKPDSTILGFHNTYSDTDTNLRIFEQVLVFLGFRHASEKRYVHATLNLPRGEHLDDDIFLALSKAYMEYMGYWEQPYIVVRHYDTEHEHVHIVSSTIREDCSQINLSFDYRRSMAAQKHLEKQFGLSPSPEKRTVRELPKLETPQFNHQDGNGVRFYMQDILNNTLQKHKVRSFDELAKLLEKYHIQLKVVERSSRVGVAYGIATKEGCRSRFIGGYTVHPQFSGPKLQQVFERNQQSALLPMVKKRLEKQLRTTYKLFRTLRPEHLPDILGSHQKLDCRLSYNDQGQVVDFTIYDKSGYVLRSDEIANGLGIYENPELFQTEHTQMYMDSRQLELEFQRCLREAYQRTYRDLKHKSLFSEHIMGTFLDVLVREMMKSERFLFLKKYLHTDNQTLWKVIDSYYHPFSEELCTSAYNKEKQQLQKKADLIQRARDRLFTSTLDQREVLGTLVQSLGVRYDKGVLIYANSKLHQVPIDLGSHLLQTSVNPYMPIGFARENEKLLEGLLHDKSAKEIKPGPTALFLPMVFPKLYNAMAPTFRERFDTLALQAYHRYAERMQAPFEKSPRDYIAFFNARGFYFEQQGGKLRVGSMYSKHSVTVSLSAKMQDYLQSSSEFPSTMATQPLILNHMIAQGQDNLNSLWMGHLMERGLYKQVAYSYVSEGVLPNLPPELVEHHMANGFKEALVAVATQRNRQERASMLRTGWDALDTLIGPATSKEEEASNGFKDELTDYSKKKGNWLTM; the protein is encoded by the coding sequence ATGATCGCACGACTCCTATATCGGAACAAAGTGCAAGGCGTACTGAAATACGTACTGGGGAAACCGGATTCTACCATCCTCGGCTTCCACAATACCTATTCCGATACGGATACCAACCTCAGGATCTTCGAACAGGTACTGGTCTTTCTGGGCTTCCGCCATGCCTCCGAAAAGCGTTACGTACATGCCACCCTGAACCTTCCCCGAGGCGAACACCTGGACGATGATATCTTCTTGGCCCTGTCCAAAGCCTATATGGAGTACATGGGCTATTGGGAGCAGCCCTACATCGTGGTACGGCACTACGATACCGAGCACGAGCACGTGCATATCGTCTCCAGTACCATCAGGGAGGACTGTAGCCAGATCAACCTTTCCTTTGACTATAGAAGGAGCATGGCTGCCCAGAAACACCTGGAGAAACAGTTTGGGCTTTCCCCCTCCCCGGAAAAAAGAACAGTCAGGGAGCTTCCAAAACTCGAAACTCCCCAGTTTAACCACCAGGATGGTAACGGGGTCCGATTCTATATGCAGGACATCCTGAACAATACCTTACAAAAACATAAGGTGCGGAGCTTTGACGAACTTGCCAAACTACTGGAAAAGTACCACATCCAATTGAAGGTAGTGGAGCGTTCCAGTAGGGTAGGGGTAGCTTATGGCATCGCTACCAAGGAAGGGTGCCGGTCCCGTTTTATTGGCGGCTATACCGTACACCCGCAATTCTCCGGTCCCAAACTCCAACAAGTTTTCGAGCGCAATCAACAATCGGCCCTATTGCCCATGGTAAAAAAACGCTTGGAAAAGCAGTTGCGCACCACCTATAAGCTTTTTAGGACCCTTCGCCCCGAGCACCTGCCGGACATCCTGGGCTCCCATCAAAAGCTCGATTGTAGACTAAGCTACAACGATCAGGGACAGGTGGTGGATTTCACCATCTATGATAAATCGGGCTATGTGCTGCGCAGCGACGAGATCGCCAATGGCCTTGGTATCTATGAGAACCCCGAGTTGTTCCAAACCGAACACACCCAAATGTATATGGACAGCAGGCAATTGGAATTGGAGTTCCAACGTTGCTTGAGGGAAGCTTACCAAAGGACCTATAGGGATTTAAAGCACAAGTCTCTGTTCTCGGAACATATCATGGGGACGTTCCTAGATGTTTTGGTTAGGGAAATGATGAAATCGGAGCGCTTTCTCTTCCTTAAGAAATACCTGCATACCGATAATCAGACCTTGTGGAAGGTGATCGACTCCTACTACCATCCCTTCAGCGAGGAGCTATGTACCTCCGCCTATAACAAGGAAAAACAGCAGTTGCAAAAGAAGGCCGACCTTATCCAACGGGCCAGGGATCGGCTGTTCACCAGTACGTTGGACCAAAGGGAGGTCCTTGGTACACTTGTACAAAGTCTGGGCGTACGATACGATAAGGGAGTGTTGATCTATGCGAATTCCAAGCTCCACCAAGTGCCGATCGATCTGGGCAGTCACTTACTCCAGACGAGTGTAAATCCGTATATGCCAATTGGATTTGCACGCGAAAATGAAAAGTTGTTGGAAGGGCTGCTGCATGACAAATCCGCCAAAGAGATAAAACCGGGTCCCACCGCCCTATTCTTGCCCATGGTATTCCCGAAGCTTTACAACGCTATGGCCCCAACCTTTAGGGAGCGGTTCGATACCTTGGCCCTACAAGCCTACCATCGCTACGCCGAACGGATGCAGGCACCTTTTGAGAAATCGCCCAGGGACTATATCGCTTTTTTCAATGCTAGGGGCTTTTATTTTGAGCAGCAGGGTGGAAAGTTAAGGGTAGGCTCTATGTACTCCAAACATTCGGTTACCGTATCACTTTCAGCAAAAATGCAGGACTATTTGCAATCGTCCTCTGAGTTTCCCAGCACTATGGCCACACAGCCGCTCATCCTCAATCATATGATAGCCCAAGGACAGGATAATTTAAATAGCCTCTGGATGGGCCATTTAATGGAACGTGGACTTTATAAACAGGTGGCGTATAGTTATGTGTCGGAAGGTGTATTGCCCAATTTGCCACCCGAACTAGTGGAGCACCATATGGCAAACGGATTCAAGGAAGCTTTGGTGGCCGTTGCTACGCAACGGAACCGTCAAGAACGGGCCAGCATGCTCCGGACAGGGTGGGACGCCCTGGATACGCTCATAGGCCCTGCCACTTCTAAAGAGGAAGAAGCCTCTAACGGGTTTAAAGACGAGCTTACGGATTACTCCAAAAAGAAGGGGAATTGGCTTACGATGTAG
- the mobC gene encoding plasmid mobilization relaxosome protein MobC, with amino-acid sequence MAIGKVGRKRLGDSKRKHAITLRFNTQELEKVKTLLRSYHVDFQKRGTVGPFLRALILNKEVEKVEGLPVRTPKIGYQLNKIGANINQLVKVAHYKNRRSPNACLVDEMQKANELVATLNTIINNTNLQ; translated from the coding sequence ATGGCAATTGGTAAAGTCGGCAGAAAACGGTTAGGGGACAGCAAGCGAAAGCATGCCATCACACTCCGGTTCAATACCCAAGAGCTGGAAAAAGTGAAAACGCTTTTAAGATCTTATCATGTCGATTTCCAGAAAAGGGGAACGGTGGGCCCTTTCTTAAGAGCGCTCATTTTGAACAAGGAGGTAGAAAAAGTGGAAGGCCTACCGGTTAGGACGCCTAAGATCGGGTATCAACTGAACAAAATAGGCGCTAACATCAACCAATTGGTAAAAGTGGCCCATTACAAGAACAGACGAAGCCCCAATGCATGTCTTGTAGACGAGATGCAAAAGGCCAATGAACTGGTCGCTACCTTGAATACGATTATTAACAACACGAACCTCCAATGA
- a CDS encoding outer membrane beta-barrel protein: MKYKLLLIPVLFFSINLIAQDLNYKWSVEANYPISVGDELGNDNPGIIDLGLKYRFVDLDIVTFGAGISAGIFHDNINSATENGIDFDETNLFIQPRVFAEFKLPTMKRLHPSVGLGYTVVRSKFDGTIGNFAETPDEAIVSGTESDGGVNINLGLSYDVNNRFYIQAQYDYIRLNVRPDNSQLNKNQNLGLLKLGFGFRF; this comes from the coding sequence ATGAAGTACAAATTACTCCTAATCCCCGTATTATTTTTTTCAATCAATTTAATAGCCCAAGACTTAAATTATAAATGGAGTGTTGAAGCTAATTACCCTATTTCTGTTGGTGATGAACTTGGTAATGACAATCCTGGCATTATCGATTTAGGGTTGAAGTATCGTTTTGTTGATTTAGATATTGTTACTTTCGGAGCAGGGATCAGTGCTGGAATTTTTCATGACAATATCAATTCGGCTACTGAGAATGGTATAGATTTTGACGAAACGAACCTATTTATACAACCAAGAGTTTTTGCAGAGTTTAAATTGCCTACTATGAAAAGGCTACATCCTAGTGTTGGTTTAGGATACACCGTAGTGAGATCTAAGTTTGATGGCACCATTGGCAATTTTGCAGAGACCCCAGATGAAGCAATCGTATCTGGGACAGAATCAGATGGGGGGGTTAATATTAATTTAGGGCTTTCTTATGATGTTAATAATAGGTTTTACATTCAAGCCCAATATGATTATATCCGATTGAATGTTCGTCCAGATAATTCTCAATTAAATAAAAATCAAAATTTGGGTCTTTTAAAGTTAGGTTTCGGCTTTAGGTTTTAA
- a CDS encoding TetR/AcrR family transcriptional regulator, protein MAKKRYQGEINDKERSKKKLINAVGKVLKTKGYIGLSATNIAKAAGLSRRLITIYFDSVDDLVETYVRQKDYWISASGNTVDMIAANKGKDTKYILDYMIQNQLDYFFNNPEMQKLILWEISKKTKIMYEVCEDREHLGSEVFKLTDVELQGKNIDIRAVTALLVAGIYYMVLHAKSTDTTFCEIDINQPEGMERIKNAISLILENAYNN, encoded by the coding sequence ATGGCAAAAAAAAGGTACCAAGGAGAAATTAATGATAAGGAACGATCTAAAAAAAAGCTTATAAATGCTGTTGGTAAGGTACTTAAAACCAAAGGTTACATAGGGTTGTCGGCCACGAATATAGCAAAAGCGGCCGGGCTAAGTCGCCGCTTGATTACTATATATTTCGATTCTGTGGATGACTTGGTGGAAACTTATGTTCGGCAAAAAGACTATTGGATTTCAGCTTCTGGAAACACCGTGGATATGATTGCGGCCAATAAAGGTAAGGACACAAAATACATATTGGACTACATGATTCAAAACCAACTAGATTATTTTTTCAATAATCCAGAAATGCAAAAACTCATCTTATGGGAAATCAGTAAAAAAACGAAGATAATGTATGAAGTTTGTGAGGATAGGGAACATCTAGGATCAGAGGTTTTTAAACTGACCGATGTAGAGCTTCAGGGCAAAAATATTGATATAAGAGCAGTAACAGCACTTTTGGTAGCTGGCATCTATTATATGGTCTTGCACGCCAAATCGACCGACACCACATTCTGCGAAATTGATATTAACCAACCTGAGGGAATGGAAAGGATTAAAAATGCCATAAGTTTAATATTAGAAAATGCTTATAATAATTGA
- a CDS encoding recombinase family protein, translating to MDFGYVRVSSKTQKLDLQVDALLKAKVLRKNIFSDIVSGVKAERKGLDELLPRLREGDTLIVWKMDRVARSLTHLIKLMEDFNDKGINFKSIQEPFIDTKSPHGKFIFAIFAAFAQFERDLIIERTRAGLESSRRKGIRLGRKPGLGDEAINKAILAENYYRKYDLSVEDIMKLIEVRSKRTLYKYLAYRGRRNCAICRSILWDQKQPVDGAFCKTHNKKVFKFINDRCKLDTPIGDLAREMVSDGKFPTKSEKEIFKYLEIKSIAGRIHPLFLEFKNEYKRFK from the coding sequence ATGGATTTTGGATATGTAAGAGTTAGTTCCAAAACACAAAAATTGGATTTACAAGTTGATGCTCTATTAAAAGCGAAGGTTCTCCGTAAGAATATTTTCTCAGATATAGTTTCAGGAGTAAAGGCCGAGAGAAAAGGTCTTGATGAATTACTACCAAGATTAAGAGAGGGAGATACTTTAATTGTCTGGAAAATGGATCGCGTGGCCAGAAGTCTTACCCATCTAATAAAGTTAATGGAAGACTTTAATGATAAGGGCATCAATTTTAAAAGTATTCAGGAGCCTTTTATTGATACAAAGTCCCCTCATGGGAAATTTATATTTGCCATATTTGCTGCCTTTGCACAATTTGAACGGGATCTTATCATTGAGAGAACTAGGGCAGGGCTTGAAAGTTCAAGACGGAAGGGTATTAGACTAGGAAGAAAACCGGGACTTGGCGATGAAGCAATAAACAAGGCTATACTTGCTGAAAATTATTACCGGAAATACGATTTATCGGTTGAGGATATCATGAAATTAATTGAAGTGCGCTCCAAACGGACCCTATATAAATATTTAGCATATAGAGGCCGAAGGAATTGTGCCATCTGCAGAAGTATCCTATGGGACCAAAAGCAACCAGTTGATGGTGCCTTTTGTAAAACTCACAACAAAAAGGTTTTCAAGTTTATTAATGACCGTTGTAAATTGGATACACCAATTGGAGATTTAGCAAGGGAAATGGTAAGTGATGGAAAGTTTCCTACTAAATCCGAAAAAGAGATTTTCAAATACTTAGAAATAAAAAGTATCGCTGGAAGAATCCACCCTCTTTTTTTAGAATTTAAAAACGAATACAAAAGGTTTAAATAA